The sequence ACTTTGTCTTTTGATCTTTTTCACTCTCATCTTTTTGTTCTAtaaatcacagaatcaaCGTCGGTCTCTGGCTAACAGCTACAAGGCGCACTAAACAAGAAACAAGTCGCCGAAGTGCAAAGTGCAACATGTGAATCATATACAAAAAGCTTGATAGAAGCGCGCCCGATACAATCGCAGAattcagtcacgagtatggCTCTGTGGTGCCGCCGTCACGCATCTGTTCGAAAGAGAGACAACACCGCCACTTTGGCTTGCCCAGTCCAGGTACGCAAGCTCGCTATGCTTTGTGAGTAATGTGCTAATGATCTGTAGCGGCTCGATTGATGAGGCTCACGAAGTGCTTCGTCCTAATTTCTGCGAAGAACAAAACGGTGACGTCTGAATAAACGCATGTATGAAGACGGACAAACGAGGTATATGAAGAACGGCGATAACCATGCCTTTGAGCCCACGtgcgcaagctgcttgTCCAGCGATGTAGTGCATCACATCGGCCAAAATTGAGTCCAAGGTTCTCGTGCCTGTTGAAACACGGACATCGTGCCGGCCCCGACGTTTTCAAAAGCACGGTCCTTGCTCGACGTAATACTCACAGACTATTCAAGAAGCAGCTGGCTACACTATCATGCTTGACGAGGTTGACTGTTCTAGTGAACAGCTGGGATTCAAATGCGAGCGCGCCATGTGACACTGCGACGCTTTGCAACCTGTGAGCGCAGCAAGACGACACTGATGGCAGAGACTAGGCAGATGCTTCCCATGACCAGCAACGCCGGACGGTAAGCGTGGGTGCCGGCTTGAGGCCCTCCAAATGCGTCTAGTAGGTATCCTGCTAACGGTGCACCTAGCAGCGAACCAAACGTTCGCGAACACATCATCATTGACATGGTGAGCGCGGTCTGATGGACGCCAAAGATGGCTGCGTTGACAGGAGGCTGCAGCGATAGCAAAGCGCCTGCACTGCCTCCATTGAGCACCATAGCTAGAGCCAACGTTGCAAGGCTCGTCGAAAAAGTCCAGATGGACAAGATGCTGATGCTTGCTACCATCAACGCTAGCATCAAACTCGTAACCGGTCCCACTCGCGTATCCGCTACAATGCCGAATGCAACTCTCCCCACCGCCGAGGCTAAGCTGTAACCTGCAACGAGCCATGCGCCCGTATCCGCACTGAACCCAGCCGACTTTGCATACGTCGGCAGAATAAATGGCGGAACAAACATCGGAAAAGTCCCCAGCCCTGTGGCAAAGAGCAGCAAATTGAAACGCGCATCCAGGAATAAGGCGGGACGAAAGGCTTCGACGCACCTCCGTCTTCTCTCGTCCTGATGTGGCACCAGCCAGTATGCGAGCGGAAGCATAACTACTCCCGCAGCGACACCAAGGATTCTCACCGACCATGCGAGTCCCACCTGATTGACCAATGCTCGAAGTGAGATGGAGCAGACAGCGCCACCGAAACCACTGGCACTGTACACGATGCCAATCACCAGCCctctcttgctcttgaaGTAGCCAACGGCAATCTGACtggtggagaagaagacgaagccATATCCAATTCCGAGCATCGATGCAAACACGACCATATTCTTGATCCTAAGCGCTAAGCCTTGATGTACACCTTCGGCCAAGGCCAGCTTTGGGTGGCTAGTCGGATACCAGCTGGTTGAAAGGCATGTGTAGCCTACTGAGACGCAGATCGCGCCTGCGATTCCAACAGCGCGATTGCCAAAGCGCGCTACAGATTTGGTCATCGGTATCGACAACAAGGGCATCGGAATGATGGTGAGGGACGAGATCCAACCCAACGTTGATGCGTCAGAAGCACCGCCAGATACAAGGCTCTCTTGAATGATACCAAACGAGTAAACCAGGCCGAGCGTGAAGAAAAAGTAAAGCGATGCGCAGGCCACCACCCTCCAACCCTCTATCCCGCCTTCGGCCACCATAATCTCGGCGTCACCGTCTAAGACAGGCCTGTCGTCGTCTAGGTCCATCAAAGTCATAGCGCTCCCTGCTGGAGTGACAACGTCAGGACTGCCAACGTTGGTGGATTCGTCATTCTTCATTCTGCCATTCTCGATAATCATGCTGTTGAACGTCACCTCGACCGGCATGCGAGGTCGAAGCTGTGCATTGCCGGGCTTGGCGACAGGCATCGAAGAGGTGTGAGAATGTGTCGCAACAGCCGACATCTTCAAAgacctcgtcgatgatATCGCATCATGAACAAGTTCCGAGCTGTTCAAGCGACCAACTACAGTATCTGAAGAAGAAATATCGCCCTTTGTTGACATGTTGATCGAGTGCAACCAAGTTCGTTCAGAATACAAAGAGGTGGCGAGGACTAACGATGGGGAAACACGAGGGCTCGATCGACAAAACCTTTTATGAAGTCGTGACATGGGCCCTTTACACTGTTTCCGAACCGTCAAAGCAAAGAAGATGCGCGCGGCTCAGGCGGCTGAAACAAATAAGGCACCAGAGACGACTGTATGCGATCGAGTTGCTGCGGACCGACTTTCTTTGTCAAGATAAGTTAAGATAAATCAAGACATTTGTCCAAGGGGCAGCCCAAATGTGTGCATGTGGTCTTGTGACCTATGGCCCTTCTATTCCACGACTTGCTCCGTTCCGTCGCCCCTAGAGTCTTTCCATCGGAACTGCCTCGATGCCGAAGCAACGCTCTGACAAGCACTCAAGGGAAATCATGAAGCTGTCCGGACGAGCTCGGGATGCACCGGTTGCCGGCGGCTGCTGGGCATGATGCACGAAATTCTGATTGCAGCTTGCGGAGTGATTAGGAAACACTACATTTTTCGGTGACAAATGTTTATGGCGGCGGGCTAACATAATTCGTCATTCCCCACACCCCACACCCCACGCCCCCACGCTCACATCCTagtgcctcgtgccttgcCTTTTTCAAGTTTCTACTTTTACCCTCGCAGGTGTGTATGGTAGATGGAAAAGGGTAATGAGCCGTTCTATGACTACGAGATGAAGGACACCCACTACGTGCTTCTCCCTCAGCTGACCGCGTAAGCCTTCACACGTCTTGATAGAAGCAGTCATCTCCTCGCTACGTCCGTACCCGCGTGGCCACCCCCCTCCTTACCAATGTTGGGATATTCGTGGCAAGCCCGGCCCGCGATCTCAGCGCAGCCAAAACTACCGAGCCTGATCGCACGGCTTACCACGGTACCGTTTCGGGAGGGTTCCCAGACCAGCTTTGTAACTTCGGGTCTCGACTGTGTCACTGCATCCTGCGATACTTGGGTGACTTGGAGCCACGAGACCGAGTGGTTCTCGGTAAGCGCCTTGGAGGAGATCAGCCAGGAGCGCACTGAGAGTGATGCCGGTGCTGGTATGGCTGGGAATGAGACTTGTGTATAGGGATTTGTGCATTTGCAATCTGACCTAACGAAATTGTGCCATGAGCGCACGGCACGTTGGCGTCGAAGACTGTCATGGTGAGGGAAGCGTCTTGTGTGTCGCCTCTCGTGTCTGTATCTCGACGGCCAACCTCGTGCGGGTTTCAGCCTGGCCATACTCGACAGCGATGCGTGCagcaattgtgaatcgttCATCGCGAGCCACGAAGCGTAAAAGTCATTATTCACAATTCTCGATTGACACCGAATTTCGCGTCGcttttttgttttttcTTTTCGCGATCCATGATTCCAGCGTCgaaaaatcgtgaaatactcgtgactcgtgactgtatcctcctcacactcacgaatTGTCAAGAACAGTCAAGCGCAATCAAAGGATGGTGACGTCGACACCGCCAAGACACTCCAAAGGGTCTTCCAAATTTGGCAACACCTTTCTCCGTCACTCTGTTGTTCGCTTTTCGGCTGCGTTGACTTGGAACTCGCTTGATGTCACCActcggcagctgcacgTAGCCACCTGCCGTTCTCAACAGCTATATGCACGATGTGCTGCGAAAGCGCTAGTCGAGGTTCCTGTGTCAAGTCCTAGACTGGTCTATGAGGCAACTCGAACATGCAGTGCTGAGCTTCTGTCTCACTTGGGTTGGCATGTCTGCATGGCAAATTAAGGTTCTAGCCTCTAGGTTGCAAGTCTGGTTCCTACCGTTTTGCTTTGCCTCATGAATTTGGCCGGTCGACTTGCAAGCGAAGTTAGCCAGCCTTGTTATCAGGTGCTGGATAGCGAGgagcgtcgatggctgTGTTCGACAATTGCGGCGATGACGACACCGTCTTTGAGGTACACCTCTACGAATCTCGCTCCATCCGCTCTGCGCGAAGCAAATGTCGTTGACGGCAACTCGGCATCTGTTCGCTGGCAagccatcgtcgagctAGCACACCGCAATCTGACTTACACCAGTCACAAAGTCGTGCAACGTCACACAAGGTAGAGAGGGTGGCTTGTCATTGCATGAATCGGGTCTACCCCGCCAAGTCTTGATCAAATTTCTGTTTTTAGTATCATCCCTTTTACTGACTATGCTTGGGAGCATTGGGGTAGGATGAAATGTGACGTAAAGTCTTGTTCAGGAGCAAGGAGCACCCGAAGCGTTTTgtctcgagtcgagtcCATCTTGTGGGCGTTGGCACTCGAACGCACTGGTATGCCGCCCAAGCTGTTTGTACCTACGAGTGCTGCTAGATCGCCCAGATAGGCCAAAAAGCTACTTATACGGCTCATTCTGCACTCTTCCTCAGCTATCCGCCAGTATTGTCTCGCACATCTACTTCATCTCTGCATTCCCAGCACCTCCTCGTTCCTCTTGACCGCCTACCTTTACAAATGTCGAGCGTTGAAAATACTCCGCCTACTGTCACAGCGCCTCCAGGCTCTGGCGGTCGCCTCTCCACCGATAGCGCTTTCTCGCAGAGCCGACCACGTCGACTGTCCATGCTGCGATTTGAGCGTCATAAGCACCATGGTGCTTCCGGCAACCCGCTTCCACACCGACGCCATGCCTTTGGCAAACCCAGCTTCTCGGGCTTCCAACAACACTTCATGGCTGGACTCGGCGAACTTATCGGCACCACCAtgttcctcttcctcgccgaAGGAGGTGCCAAGACGGCACAGCTTTCGGTTTCGGCGGCGCAGAACGAAACCGCCACACCTCTGAGCAACGAGACAATCATGTTTATCGCTTTGTCGTTTGGAATGTCGTTGTTGGTCTCGGCTTGGATGTTTTACAGGATCACGGGCGGTCTCTTTAACCCAgccatcaccatcgcctTGTGGTGGGTGGGCGTTTTGACCTCATGTCGAGCCTTGGTTCTGTTCATCGCGCAGATCCTGGGAGGTATCGCAGGTGCCGCCCTGGTGCTGGGCTTAACTCCAaccaacagcatcagccaAGTGACTACGACACTGCAGCCAGGGATAAGCCTGGCTCAGGGTTTcttgatcgagatgctcctcacgtcgatcttggtgtTTTCCGTCCTCATGTTGGCTGTCGAGAAGCATAGAGCAACCTACCTTGCACCTGTCGGCATCGGACTGACGCTCCTCGCTGCTCACCTGTTCGGCGTCGTGTGGACGGGATGCGGCATGAATCCTGCTCGATCGTTCGGGCCCGCTGTTGTCGCTGGTGAATTCAACTCGGACCACTGGATCTAGTAAGTAACACTATGAAAACATCCATGCTCGTCGAAAGTTGTGGCTCGAATACTGATAAATGGACTTGGGCTTTATTCTTGCAGCTGGATCGGACCGCTTGCGGGAGGTATACTCGCTGTTGCCTACTTCTCCTTCCTCAAGGTGCTCAAGTACAACTCGGTCGTCATGGACCAAGACTCGGACAAGGAGATCACCGGTCTGAAGCCCATGCACGTTCGAATCTGGAACCTGGTACGGCACAGACAGAACCCCGGTGCACTCAACCCAGAGAGTTCGACGCACTACGACAAGTCAGCGAGGCAGAACTTTGACAAGGAGGAGACCGAAGCCTTTGAGGAGAGGGAGGCAATTCGAAAGCAAATGATGGACAAACCCGTCTTTGACGGCCATGCCCACGAGGCGGCCAACGGTAGGATGAGCGAGAGGAACAATGCAGAGCTCATGTCGACTAGCACCGGCAGCACTGCTCGTCTCTCGAGCGGCGGACATCAGGGCGCCATCTTGCCCAAATGAACCAGCTTGTATCTCACCTCCTCGTCCCACTCTCCTTGTCTCTGGTCTAAATTTGTGTTTCCTCTTGTGATGACGCGTTCCATCTCCCAATGCCATATACCCACTGGTGGCCCGCTCGACCTGTTCATGTCTGTGACCTCTACCTAAGCTGTTCTTCCTCTCTTCTTGAGTCATGTGGCTTTGATTACAGCGTCAGTGAGAGCTTGCAAAGAATTGATCGTGCTTGTAATTCGCGAATGGCGGTAAGTTAGCTGCAATTTTCGGACaatcagtcacgagtgactcacgaatcggaCAAGTAGGCGATTGACGATCCATTTGGCAAGTCAAGTCCGATATATCCCCGCGAAATGCGAAATCTGACGTTGTGACTCAACCTTGAAATTGTGGATAGCTACGTGACTCGGGTCACttgacagtcgtgagtttgtGTGGTGCATATATACTCAGGCTTATTGTACACACTCGAGAGGGTTAACTGCAAACGGCTTAAGAGCACACGAGAGACGAGACCAAAGGACTCGACTGACGCACGCAAGGTGGCGAAATGTACCTGAAACCTGAGACGCTGGTGTCCGAGTGGTCAGCGGTGGAATCGTTCCTCAGCGCGCACCCACTGGGCCTTCTAACAACATGCATCCCCCTTTCGAACCAGAGCACGCTGCAGGCGAGCCATGTACCGTTCCACTTTATCCGCCCCACCACGGAGCCTCGTTGCGCAAACACCAGTAGCGCAGGCCAGAGCGTTTGTGGTACATGGAattcgtcttcgtcgatCGATCTCGGTGTACTACAGTGCCATCTAGCGCGCTCGAATCCGCAAGCAAAAGCACTGCTTTCGCTCACCGAACCCACCGAGGTGCTCATCGTGTTTTCTTCCCCCTCGAACCAGAAAGGCTACATCTCTCCTTCGTGGTACACTACCACCAAGCCTGCAACTGCAAAGAGCGTCCCAACCTGGAACTACGCCGAACTCCAAATCTACGGCACGCTCAGCATCACTTCGCCCACTACTCTCTCCCAGATCGTTCGGTCGCTGAGCGACTCGCACGAGTCACGTCTGGAACACAACATAGGCAAACACGCTTGGTCCGTAGACGATGCTCCTCCCAGGTACATCGAGTTGTTGCAAAATGCGATCGTGGGCATCCACGTCAACGTGACAAAAGTGGGCATGAAGCTCAAAATGTCCCGCGACAAGGTCCACGGCGACAGACAAGGCGTCGTCGCAGGCTTGAGGGACGCAGGCGCTGACGAAGTAGCTGATCTCGTGGACAAATTCGGACCACTTAACAAATCATGAACTGATAACATAGCACCTGGCTGTACGCTGCGAAACGACACATGTCCAAGTGTGCATTTGTGAATCGTCGTTCGATCGACCACTGGCTCGAAAGCAAAAGGTACAAAGCGGAGCAGCGCATGTatgcgcagctgcggctTACTGTGCCGTCGCAGCAATGTTTTCTTTGCCCTTGAACTCGACCAACACGCGATGCAtcctgctcaagctgccaTGCAGCTCGCCCAACTGCTTGACGCGCTCTGTGAGATCGGTATAGCTCAACGGTCTGTCGACGGCATCACTGCCATCTACTGCCATAGAAGACGACTTTGCTTGTGAGCTGAATCGCCAAGCCAAACCTTCCGGACTCTCACTCCTCCTCGAAGACGCAAGCACcatcgcatcgctcgcTTCGGCACTGCGTCGTGCCACAGCATCTCCACCAGCCTCGCCAGCCTCGCCAGTCTTGCCAGCCTCGTCATCCGACGATCGCATCTCGCCTTCTTCCGGCGACTCATCCGCATCAACTACTCGAGTGCGCCGTCTGCGCGCGTTGATTGATGTATTGATAGCCGTCTCTATCTCCACCTCCTGTTCTCCTGTAGTCACACATCTGTGCGCAGAGAAAAGCAGACCTTGTTCCGCCGGTACTTGTGCACCCGCATCAGTGTCCAGACGTAActcttcttcctctgtTGCCAGTTCCAGTTCGCGCTCGAGTCGTCGGCTTTCGATCTCGAGTCGCTGGCGGGATACGATATACTCGTCCTGCGTTTTAGTAAATCGTTGTGCTAGACGATGCCAGTCTGCTTTAGATCGAACGTCGAGCCATGGCTCAGACCAGTGGGTAGCGCCTGGACCAACGCCTTTGATCGGCCGCTCTGTCGACGCTGTTCGTATATTGGCAGAGGGAGACGCTAACGGTAAACCACAGGGTTGTCCTTGAACGTCGCTGCTCTCTCTACCTCCTTCGTCCCTGCCTCGACATGTGCTTCTTTCGTGTTCTTGCGCGTCATCGCGTCGTGAGCGTCCGTCCCGTTCTTGAGATCCCTGCGCTTCATACCTCGATTCGTCACAGGACCAATTCCTACGACGATCGTGATACTCTGTTTTGCGCCGCTCCGTCTCCCTATCCTCCGCAACTGTCGGCAACTGATTCGACGCAGAAGTGAAAGACAGCATTGATGCTGACACAGGAATACTGGCTCGAGGCGAGGTAGGTTCCACTCTCCGCAAGGATTCGTCTGGACTCGCTTCTCTCCGCCTTGCGTTCTCTTGTGCACAAGGGTTGCTTGTGCTGGAAGATGTCGAAGGCTGTATTTCGCGATGGCGTGCAAACGAATCTGAAGAGCTGAAATCGTCTGTACGCCGACGCTTGCGTGGTAGTGGGTCGGCTCGGTCGATCTGGGTTTGGCTTCCGTTGGCTTTCgtggaagacgacgaggtggtaCTGGTTGAGACACGCTTGTCGGCCGGAGGCTGTTCGCGTTTAGATGCGGCTGCTTTTGCAGAGCGCTCCTGCTCGCAGGACTCGGGCTCTGATCTTTTCGAGGGTCGCGAAGATGCAGCCGCTTTCGAGCTCCTGGCTTCGCATGCAGAGGAGGGCTTGGCTTTCTTCATCGTGACAACCTGTACTGCCGCTTGAGCCGCTTGCTTGGTACTCACTTTTCGCTCATTGCTGTCTGCTTTGGTCTTGCTCTCCGATGTTTGAGATCGTCTgtcgccagcagcagcggtgggCTCACTTGTCTTGTTCGATCCCATCGAGTCTTTTGCTGAACGCGTTTTAGGCGTCGACGAACTTCCACTTCGCGTCGGTTCATCAGCTCGGCGTGAAAGCAAGGCTCCTGACGATTTTTCGGCCGCTGTCAAAGGCTTCTCTCGAGCTAAGTTGGTCGCGGCAGTTGACGCGGCAGACGGTCTTCGATTCCGTTCCTGGCATGTCGATCTGGACCCGGCCTCTTCATTGGCTCtgtacgacgacgacgctggagcagctcgacgcgaAGATGCAGAAGGACTAGTCTCCTCTGGATTAGTTTTCGATGGTGATCTTTGAAGCGAAGCCGCGAGTGGGTTGGAACCACTACTTTCTGATGTCGATACTTTGGCAGGTGTCGCGAGTTTAGAAGGGGGTGAAGCCTGCGTTGCTGATGGTGCTGTCCATCTCTCTGGTGTTGCGCGACGCTCAGAAGCGGCAAGGAGACGACTGCCCGCCTTTGTGGCTTTGGCGAGGCGTTGACGAGTTGTCAGCTTTGAAGGCTTCCTCGAGGCGGCTTCGGAACCAGCGATCGCGGGCGACGATTGCTGTGACTTTTTCTCGGGCTGATCGTCATCGGAAGGAAGCTGACCGTCTTCCTCGAGTTCAACCGATTTGTAATTTGTTCGATTTAGGCTTGTACGTTGTGGCGAGTCGGTAATAGCTCTATCTGCGCGTCGAGCTTTTGTAGTTGCATCGTAGGAAGCGCCTGTCGGCTTCAAGTGTGCCGGTGCGGGGGAAGCTGCCTCAGAACGTTCGCGACTGACATCTCGAGACAAAGCCGGAGAATGCAACAGATTGGGCTCGCGTCGGCCTGAAAGCCTATTCAAACTGCTAGGTCTCGACAACGGCGAAGCTATGACGGAAGGTGATCCGCTCGAAGCCCTCACACCAGCAAGCGCCTTATTGACGCCAGAtctcgatgatgaagaagccgaggtgTGGGGGGATGCTCCTTGCATCAAAGCTCTACGCCTTTCCTCTTTACGatgctcctcttcctccttctgTTGCTTGAGGCGCTGGGCAACGGCTGATACATCCCGAGTAGGCTTCACGGAGAActtggtggtgatggtgtcGACACGATGTAAGGTTGACTCGTCTTCGGAAAGCTTGTAGAGTTCATGAGGTGCTGTAGATGTGACGCCTGTTTCGGTATTGGTTGTATTGGATGATCGTGAGCCGCTCGCTGGTAGAGGTGCGTGAAGAGGAAACTCAGAATCGCCAATGATCAAGAGAGGATCGGTTGGGTCGACATCTATTCGAATGCTCGCGTTGCCGACGTCAGCATTCGAATAGGCATTTGTGAGTTGCTGAAGTGCTTGCTCTGTGAGCCGAATCTGGAGGACCTTGGGTGGCGATCCAGAGTGTCTATTCGGTTCAGATCCTTGCTGGCTATGGAGGTCGACCCTATAGACCGAGTCAGACCTAAGCGACATCGTGAAGGGCGGACGACCCTTAAACTTGTCGACGAGCCCCGTCGGCCAACGTTTCACTGCGGCTCTGCGAAGCCATCAAACGCCTGTTCTTCCTTGCTtccttgcttgcttgctgatcCGCTGTCGATAGGAAGAGCGAAGCTGAAACAGAAATGTGATGGTGGGTTTAGCAAGTCTATCTGAAAGACGGTCAAGGTGTCAGAAAGCAAGCACAGCTAACAGGGTCCAGTGTCTGAGCGTGGACCATGCCGCTCCATGAATCAGCTGCTCGTGGCTCCCGGTCTAAGGCAccgtcacgagtcgtgagtgtggtccgtgacattcgtgattcacgattcttggtTCATGATTCGagatattcgtgattttggaATCGGCAGTCGGTTGTGGGATCGAAATGAGAAAACAACAACAAAGCCCGATCGCGGATTCAAACAAATCAAGGCCAGATCATGGATTGGATCCTCGTGACACTCTATTTAAACAACAAAAAGGACAAAATCGGGGAATCGAAGACTGAGAAAGGGAGATCTCGCCAAATCCTGACTTGATCCATGCCGACACCACAGATGCGGTTTCCATCACATCCAACAGCGCGTCCCTGGCGCAGCATTTGGACCGTCGACGTAAACTGACGCAAAGTCCGACACCGCcgcgcttccacctcggctgctTTCCGTCGAGATTGGCGGAACGACCGAAGAGACGCACAACTGCGAGCTGTTTCAAGCATCTGCTGTGGTGGCGTCGTGATCATCATGGCGTTGAGGCGCGGCAAGGATCGCGTCTCGGTCACAGGCTCTGAAGGTAAGCATAACACTCACGTTGGGCATGGGTCCGACTCAGATCGGTATCAGACCTTCTCACGATAACATTGCGCCAACTCGCCCCGATCACGATTATCACAGAACTTCAGCTATGGTATGCGGTACGACAGAACCTGCGCACGCTCGAAAAGATCCGCATCGCTTCCGTCGACAAGGCAGCAACGGCCGAAAGTCTGCGAACCGACATCGTCTCTCTGCTTGAAAAGGGAGAAAAGGGCGACGAATACCGTACCAAAAgacgcaagctcgacgatgcatGCCACGATCTCACCAGTCGAACCAAGGACGAACTTGCTGCTATCGAGTCGGCGCAGGAAAGGCTCGGTATTCTAGTAGCGCTCCGCAGCTCAGCCGATGGCGGTGGATCACGCAGCTCTACTCCACGCAAAGATCTCGCATCAAAAGTCAAGTCTGGCAACGCCAGCACACCTACACCATCAGGCAGACGATCCAACGTTCCCCTTGGCCCTTCGAGCCTTGGCTCTTCTTCTGGCTCAGGTTCTGCAACAAACAGAGGGAGACGAGAGACGCTCTCCGCTCAACATCCGCTCAGTCAGGGTCGCAAAGTTGCTGTGCTTCCCAGCAAGACCAACGAAGAATCCGACTGGCTCAAAGCATCCGTGCTCTCTTTTGCCAAATCGGCCAACGAATACACTGTacaagacgatgacgaacCAGGTCCTGAAGGCACGTATAAAGTGGGCATGGACAACATCATCCCGCTGCCCATCAGCTTGCAGACCATGCCCGCGTCAGATTATCCGCCAGGATCGCGTGTGCTCGGAATGTACCCCGACACGAGTTGCTTCTACGGCGCTACCGTCAAATCGGGCGGTCCAGGCCTGACAAGGAATGCCAACCTCGCAAAGCTCATCAAGAAGGAGGCCGAACTGCTCGAAGCCAAGTACAACCTCGAGTTTGATGATGACAATGGCGAAATTCGGCAGGTACCCGCTTGGCTCGTCGTTCAAAGTGCCGGTATGTAATGACCAGCCTGGCTGCTTACAACTTTACTAGTTTTCACCCTTTTCTGTACCTTGTATCACCGCTGTAATAATACGATCTTGCCCTGAAAACTCGCGCTGCCTGTATAATCACAAAGTGCACAAGCGCGCCTGTTTTTCGCATACGCACGCCTCACACAAGACGGCTGTTCTTGATTGACACCCTTCTGCAATACAAGAAGAAAACGGTGGGTGAACAGAAAAATCCAGGCTgaacacaatcacgaatgctaAACATCGTCGGAAGCCACCTGCTGATAACCCTCGGTCTGAGCGGGTCTCCTCGACGACCCTCTCCCCAAGCTGAGACGAGACTTGGACAGAATCGACTCGAACTTGCCCAACACCTGATAGCCCACATCTTTTAGATTTGCCACGACTCGATCAAGCGCTCCTGCATCGGAACGAGCGAGCATCTCTTGCAACTGGATCGAATCTGGCGTCTCGACTTCTGTAGGCAGAGTGAGTTCGGCTGGACGCTTGTACCATTTCAACGTCAACGAGCTGGCCACAACACTGACGCTGGAAAATGCCATGGCTGCTCCTGCCATCATCGGATGCAAGCTCAACCCCCAGGGCAGGAAGATGCCCATCGCAAGAGGAATTCCGATCATGTTGTAGACGGTAGCCCAGATAAAGTTGAGCTTGATTTGTCGGAAGATGCGGCGCGATAGGTGGATCGATGCGGCtacgtcgagcaagctggaTCGCATGAGTACGATCGAGGCTGCTTCGATCGCCACGTCTGATCCCGTGCCTAGTGCAATCCCGAGATCAGCAGATGCCAGCGCAGGAGAATCATTGATACCGTCACCGACCATAGCGATCCCGCCAGATTTGGATCGACCGTTGGCTCGGAAGGGCGAGAACGTTTCACCACTTTCAAGATCCGCAACTCTCGATTCTCTTCGAAGCTGCAAGATGATCTCCTGCTTGTCGATCGGGCTCATCTCGGCATAGACGTCATTCTGCTCGTCCATACCTAGCTCGCGGGCCAGAGCACGTGCTGTAGCATATGCATCGCCGGTCACCATGCTGCACTGGATGCCCATGCGCCGAAGTGCGCCAAGCGTCTGCTTGGCCTCTGGTTTCAACCTGTCACTTAAGCTAAGAACGGCCGCAAGggtgccatcgacgcttgCTAGCACCGCTGTTCGCCCCTGTGACTGTTGCTGGGAAAGCACCTCGGTTGCTTGGCTCCCGAATTCGGTGTGGTCGAGAGCGTGCTTTTCATCCGACAAGATGAATTCGGGAGTTCCGATTCGCACCTCGTGCAACGTCATGGTCTCCT comes from Mycosarcoma maydis chromosome 1, whole genome shotgun sequence and encodes:
- a CDS encoding uncharacterized protein (related to aquaporin), yielding MSSVENTPPTVTAPPGSGGRLSTDSAFSQSRPRRLSMLRFERHKHHGASGNPLPHRRHAFGKPSFSGFQQHFMAGLGELIGTTMFLFLAEGGAKTAQLSVSAAQNETATPLSNETIMFIALSFGMSLLVSAWMFYRITGGLFNPAITIALWWVGVLTSCRALVLFIAQILGGIAGAALVLGLTPTNSISQVTTTLQPGISLAQGFLIEMLLTSILVFSVLMLAVEKHRATYLAPVGIGLTLLAAHLFGVVWTGCGMNPARSFGPAVVAGEFNSDHWIYWIGPLAGGILAVAYFSFLKVLKYNSVVMDQDSDKEITGLKPMHVRIWNLVRHRQNPGALNPESSTHYDKSARQNFDKEETEAFEEREAIRKQMMDKPVFDGHAHEAANGRMSERNNAELMSTSTGSTARLSSGGHQGAILPK
- a CDS encoding uncharacterized protein (related to monocarboxylate transporter), with the translated sequence MSAVATHSHTSSMPVAKPGNAQLRPRMPVEVTFNSMIIENGRMKNDESTNVGSPDVVTPAGSAMTLMDLDDDRPVLDGDAEIMVAEGGIEGWRVVACASLYFFFTLGLVYSFGIIQESLVSGGASDASTLGWISSLTIIPMPLLSIPMTKSVARFGNRAVGIAGAICVSVGYTCLSTSWYPTSHPKLALAEGVHQGLALRIKNMVVFASMLGIGYGFVFFSTSQIAVGYFKSKRGLVIGIVYSASGFGGAVCSISLRALVNQVGLAWSVRILGVAAGVVMLPLAYWLVPHQDERRRRCVEAFRPALFLDARFNLLLFATGLGTFPMFVPPFILPTYAKSAGFSADTGAWLVAGYSLASAVGRVAFGIVADTRVGPVTSLMLALMVASISILSIWTFSTSLATLALAMVLNGGSAGALLSLQPPVNAAIFGVHQTALTMSMMMCSRTFGSLLGAPLAGYLLDAFGGPQAGTHAYRPALLVMGSICLVSAISVVLLRSQVAKRRSVTWRARI